The Nitrospira sp. sequence GTGTATGCGAGAGGACTCGGCATTCAGTGGGGCTTCCAAGCAGGTAATCGCACACCCACCGATTTCTTTGCCCTCTCGAGCCTTACCGGTCCATTCGGGCAGATTGCCGGAACGGGAAGCAATACGATCGATCGGTCCTTTCTGGTCAACTTGCCGGCCCAGGTCGGTGGGTTACCAGCCGTCCCCTCGATTGGCTGGACCTTTGGAAAGCTTGGTGGCGATTTCGCCTTGGATATGCGGCTCTCAGCCGGAGAGTTGCTTGGTTTGACCAAGGTGATCGCAGCACCGAAGATCACCACACTGGACAAGCGGGAAGCGAAAATCTCACAGGGCGAATCGATTCCGTTTCAAACAACATCCTTGCAAGGCACACAAACGACATTTGTCGATGCGAACTTGGAGTTGAACGTCACGCCGCAGATCACCTCGCGCGACCCGAGGGAAGAGGCGAAACGAATCTTGATGCGCGTACGGGCAACTCGTAATGCCGTCGGCGCACGGAGCAACCCGGCCGGGCCGAGTATTGATCGACGAGAAGCCACCACTCAGGTGATTGTCAGGGATGGCGAAACAATGGTGATCGGCGGAGTGTTCGTCGATACACAAGCCAACAATGTGCAAGGTGTTCCCTATCTCTCTCGCATGCCGGTTCTAGGCTGGTTGTTCAAAAACAAGTCTGAATCGGTCGGGAAACAAGAGTTGCTCATCTTCCTCACACCGAGCATCATCAAGACCTAGCGACCATCTCAAGCGTGTGATCAGCAAGAGCATGGCGGCGGCGAAAGGCGCCGCCATGCTCTTGCTCTTATCCCACCGGGTCCCCTTCAACACCATCCAGGGCTGAGCACCAAACTGGAAATGACCATCATTTGAGTTTTGGCGGGGCTGTGTTACCATGCCAGCCCCTTGTGATGTGTGAGGCATCATTCCGGGATGGAAATGACATGATCTTCTGTCTCTCCCAAATATGCAGAGTGACGAAATGACTCCAGCTTCGACGGTTACTGTTTCCCTAGCTGAAAGAAGCTACGAGATCATCATCCAGACCGGGATTTTGGAGCGGCTCGGGCGGGAGTTGAAGAAGCAGGGAGTGAAAGGAAAAGTAGGAATTGTCACTGATCGGAATGTGGCGCGGCACTATTTGAAGCACACGTGCGAGGCGATCAGGCGGTGCGGGATTGAACCCATTCCGATCGTGTTCTCTCCAGGAGAACGCTCCAAAACACTGAAGACGGTGGAACACATTCTCGATGTGTTGGCACGTCATCGATTTGAACGGTCGTCTCTCCTCTTGGCATTGGGAGGGGGAGTCGTAGGCGACGTGGCTGGGTTTGCGGCCTCGATCTACCAGCGTGGCATCTCGTATGTCCAAGTCCCGACGACACTTGTCGCCCAGGTGGACTCCAGCGTCGGAGGCAAGACAGGTGTCGATCATCGGCTGGGTAAAAATCTGATCGGCTCGTTTTACCAGCCACGCGCCGTATGGATCGATCCATCGACGCTGCGGACGTTGCCCGTGCGTGAGTGGGTCGCGGGGCTTGCCGAGGTGATGAAGTATGGCATCATCGCAGACGCGCCGTTCTTTGATTATCTGCAACGAAACATGCCGGAGTTACGGAAACAAACTCCTCATGTCGTCGCAACGGTGGTGAAGCGATCGTGTGAGATCAAAGCTGAAGTGGTCGCTGCGGATGAGCGAGAATCCGATCGGAGGCGCATCCTCAACTATGGCCATACAATCGGGCATGCGCTTGAAGCGTTAGGGGGCTATCAGTCGCTTGTCCACGGGGAGGCTGTCGGCATTGGATTGGTCCAGGAAGCCGACCTCGCTTGTTTTCAGGGTATGTGTGCCCGTGACGTCGTCGAAGAGATTCGAAGCCTTGTGAAGGAAGCGGGGCTAAGCGACCGCCTACCCCGGTGGGCTCCCGTGAAGATATGGAAGGCCATGCTTCATGATAAAAAAGTATCGGAGGGTCGGGTTGTTGGAGTGTGGCCGTTGCGCATCGGAGAGGTCCGGATAGCGCCGTTAGAGAAGCGCGTATTTGATCGGTGGTATGCGGCATCGCGGACGACATAATTCATGCCGAGATCAACCTGAAACCTCCTTGTGCCGGGGCCATGCTCAGGGGAACAGCTCCTCATCGTAAGATGGCCTATTATTTTTCAGTGTCATAATCCCGGTCGACTGGAGTGCGATGAAGGTATTACGGATCGCGATGGCACAAATGAACCCTGCTGTCGGGGATTTGAATGGCAATGTTCATCGGATTTTGTATTGGCTCGGCGAGGCGAAAAAAGCCAAGGCCGACTTGGTTGCCTTTCCTGAACTGGCGATTACAGGCTATCCTCCCGAAGATCTTCTGCTCAGGCCGCAGTTTGTGGAAGATAATCTACGTGCCCTGAACGAGATCATCCCCGCTTGTCGCGGCTTAGTTGCCGTAATCGGCTATGTGGGGCGAGGTGATCAACGTGACTCACGTTCATCGCAGCCATCGATTGGTTCAGCCCGTCAGCATACGCTCTCCAATGCGGCAGCGCTGATTGGCGATCGCAGGATGGTCGGCAGCTATAGCAAGCGGTATTTGCCGAACTATGGCGTGTTCGACGAAAGCCGGTATTTTCACCCCGGGCGGAGGCTTCCGTTGCTCGTGGTCAATGGAACGACGATCGGTGTGAACATCTGCGAAGACATTTGGCTCCCCCAAGGGCCCACCCGTGTTCAAGCAACGGCTGGGGCGGAGGTGATCGTCAACATCAATGCTTCTCCATTTCACGTCGGTAAAAGCCGCTCGAGGGAGCAGATGTTGGCGACCCGAGCGCGTGAAAGCGGAGTCATCGTGACCTATACGAATATGGTGGGAGGTCAAGACGAGTTGGTCTTCGATGGGAATAGTGTAATTCTCGATCGATCCGGCAATGTGATCGCACGCTGTGGCGCGTTCCGGGAGGAGTTGCTTGTGGCTGATTTACACGTGGATGCCGTTCCCCGCAGGCGCGGGACTCACGGACGGAAGAGGGCATTGACGGGAAAGGTGGCTTCAATTGTCGATCGTCTCGCGGTGAACATGCCTGCGACAAAGAAGAAACGAGGTCGAATCGTACCGGGTTTGGCAGAGCCTTTGGGCGAGGTCCAAGAAGTCTACCAAGCTCTGGTACTGGCTGTGAAGGACTATGTCAGCAAGAATGGGTTCAGGCGGGTCGTCATTGGGCTGAGCGGGGGGGTTGATTCAGCATTGACCGCGGCGGTGGCCGTGGACGCGCTTGGGACCACAAACGTCCTCGGGGTGTTCATGCCGTCTCCCTATACATCGCATGAGAGCGAAGAGGATGCTGTGGGCCTTGCGCAGTGCCTCGGCATCGACTTGAACGTCATTCCGATTACTCCGACGTTTGAGGCGTATCGACAGTCGTTGGCTCCGTCATTCGGCGACCGCGAGGCAGACGCGACAGAGGAAAACCTTCAGGCGCGCATTCGCGGCAATATCCTCATGGCGATATCCAATAAGTTCGGTCATGTGGTTCTGACCACTGGGAATAAGAGCGAGCTGAGCGTGGGATATGCGACTCTTTACGGTGATATGGCCGGCGGGTTTGCCGTCATCAAGGATGTGCCGAAGACGATGGTCTATGACCTGGCGAAGTTCAGAAATGGTCGTGATCCGTCACCAGTGATTCCCAAACGCACACTGGACCGGCCACCGAGTGCCGAACTCAAACCCAATCAGAAGGACGAAGATACGCTGCCCCCGTATGGGGTTCTCGATCCCATCCTTCAGGCATATGTGGAAGAAGACCGATCATTCGATGAAATCGTCGAAGCAGGGTTTGATCGCGCCACGGTGGCTCGCGTGATGAAGATGGTCGATAGCAGCGAGTTCAAGCGCCGTCAGGCACCCATCGGTGTCAAGATCACCCCTCGCGCCTTCGGCAAAGATCGGCGGATGCCGATCACCAACAGGTACCGGAGTATACGGTAGTTATACTGGTTTATTCCCCAAACACACCGATATTACGGAGACATTTGCCTTCCGATCTGAATGCGAGTGGAGGAACTGGGTTGCTTCTCTTTCCCGCTCTCCCTGTCACCGAGAGGTCGAGCGATTATGCGGACTTTGAACGATTTCCACGTTGAGTGCGCGGAAAGGATGGGCTATGATGGCTCTCCCAAGTCAGGCAGACGGATGGAGTGGCCATGGCTTTCGCGTGGCGATAGGCGTAGCTTACCGGTTAACTGCATCGAACTCCTCAATGGTCCGATCTCAGAACCTTCACGGGTTCTTGAGCCAGCTGGGCAGGGAGGGCATCTACATGAAGTTGGTCGAGGCGATTGTCAAACCGTTCAAGCTAGAAGAAATCAAGGATGCCCTACTAGAAATCGGTGTCCAAGGCATGACCGTGTCCGAGGTCAAAGGGTTCGGACGTCAGAAGGGCCATAAGGAAATGTATCGGGGGCAAGAGTATACGATCGAATTTGTGCCCAAGGTCAAGATCGAAGTCGCCGTGACGGATGCACAGGTGCCACGGGTGACCGAGGCCATCATTCGCGCCGCTAAAACCGGCAGTATCGGTGATGGGAAAATTTTTGTTCGAGAATTGAGCGAGGCGGTGCGTATTCGGACAGGAGAAACCGGAGAAACCGCATTGTGAGGGAAGGGATTCAAGCGGTGGAACATCATCGCAAAGGATCTCGTAAAGGAGGAAGGGAATGAACGTGCGTGAGGTGTTGGAGTTCGCCAAGAAGCACAGAGTGCAGATGGTGGACTTGAAATTCGTCGATCTGCCGGGCGTGTGGCAACATATGACGATCCCCGTGAGCGAACTGACCGAGACGTTGTTCAAGGACGGTTCCGGCTTGGATGGATCATCCATTCGCGGCTGGAAGGCCATCAACAACAGCGACTTGTTGGTAGTGCCTGACCCGGCGACGGCCTGCTTGGATCCCTTTACCGCGGTGCCGACACTCAGCATGACCGGCAACGTCGTGGACCCGATTTCCCGCGAAAATTACGACCGCGATCCCAGATTCATCGCTCAGAAGGCCGAGCGGTATCTTCAAAGCACCAAGATCGGGGACAGTTCATTCTGGGGCCCGGAAGCCGAATTTTTCATCTTCGACCATGCCCGATACGATCAGAACAGCCACAGCGGCTTCTATTATTTGGATTCTGAGGAAGGCGCATGGAACATGGGGCAAGAGGGGCTCAACCTCGGCGGTAAGATCCGCCACAAGCAAGGGTATTTCCCCGTGGCTCCCGCAGATACCCAACAAGATATCCGAAGCGAAATGGTCCTTGAAATGGAAAAGGTCGGCATCGTGGTGGAAAAGCACCATCACGAGACGGCCTCGGCCGGGCAGGCCGAGATCGATATTCGATTTGATTCCCTCTTACGGACTGCGGACAAGATGATGATGTACAAGTACATCGTCAAAAACGTGGCCCGTCGACATGGGAAGACGGCGACGTTCATGCCGAAACCGCTGTTCAATGATGCGGGATCCGGAATGCACACGCACCAGAGTATTTGGAATGATGGAAAACCACTCTTTGCCGGGAAGGATTATGCCGGCATTTCACAGCTCTGTTTATACTATATCGGCGGCATCCTGAAACATGCGCCGGCATTGGCGGCGTTTACCAACCCGACGACGAATTCCTACAAACGCATCACCCCTGGATTCGAAGCTCCCGTGCTGCTGGCCTATTCCAGTCGGAATCGATCGGCCGGCATCCGTATTCCGATGTACTCCCCGAGTCCGAAAGCCAAGCGGATCGAGGTGCGGTTTCCGGACCCGTCCTGCAATCCGTATTTGGCGTTCTCCGCGATGCTCATGGCGGGGCTTGACGGCATCCAAAACAAGATCAACCCCGGCGAACCGGCCGAAAAAGACCTCTATGATCTCGATCCCAAAGAGGCCGCCAGTATCCCGACGATGCCCGGGAGCCTTGATGAAGCGATCAGCAGCCTGGAAAAGGATCACCAGTTTCTGCTCAAAGGAGAGGTGTTTACCGAGGATCTAATCGAAGCCTGGGTCGGCTATAAGCGAAGCAAGGAGATCGATGCGATGCGTTTGCGTCCGCATCCGTATGAGTTTTTCCTCTATTACGATGTGTAGCAGAACAGGCGTCGTGAGTAGACAGTAGGGGGTGCCGCTCGACGGTCAACGTTTCCCGCATGCGGTCTGCAACAGAGCGCGATCGAGGCTTGGAGTCTCAATAGGCTGCCAACGGCCATTTTCAATGTAGCCGGCCGCCGACTTGCCGCTTCCCATCTGACGGGAAAATTCCACAACTTGCAGCACGCGCACGCGAGATTGCGCGCAGTCAAATTCCTTGTGGGTCTTGGCGGACAAGAATCGTGTCGTGTCATTCCACTTGATATCCGTGAGCTGCCAGAGGGTCGCACGACTTCCGTCCCGGCGAATCGTCTCCGGATCAAAGTACACGGTTTCCAGACCAGCGGATTGGTACTGTTTCTCGACGGCCACCCAACCCGCAAAGGCCTGTCCATAGCTGAGGACGAGCATAGCGACCAGCACCAATCGGATCATGGCCGCGCACCCGATTTGTTTTCTAATCCATC is a genomic window containing:
- a CDS encoding 3-dehydroquinate synthase, whose product is MTPASTVTVSLAERSYEIIIQTGILERLGRELKKQGVKGKVGIVTDRNVARHYLKHTCEAIRRCGIEPIPIVFSPGERSKTLKTVEHILDVLARHRFERSSLLLALGGGVVGDVAGFAASIYQRGISYVQVPTTLVAQVDSSVGGKTGVDHRLGKNLIGSFYQPRAVWIDPSTLRTLPVREWVAGLAEVMKYGIIADAPFFDYLQRNMPELRKQTPHVVATVVKRSCEIKAEVVAADERESDRRRILNYGHTIGHALEALGGYQSLVHGEAVGIGLVQEADLACFQGMCARDVVEEIRSLVKEAGLSDRLPRWAPVKIWKAMLHDKKVSEGRVVGVWPLRIGEVRIAPLEKRVFDRWYAASRTT
- a CDS encoding NAD+ synthase → MKVLRIAMAQMNPAVGDLNGNVHRILYWLGEAKKAKADLVAFPELAITGYPPEDLLLRPQFVEDNLRALNEIIPACRGLVAVIGYVGRGDQRDSRSSQPSIGSARQHTLSNAAALIGDRRMVGSYSKRYLPNYGVFDESRYFHPGRRLPLLVVNGTTIGVNICEDIWLPQGPTRVQATAGAEVIVNINASPFHVGKSRSREQMLATRARESGVIVTYTNMVGGQDELVFDGNSVILDRSGNVIARCGAFREELLVADLHVDAVPRRRGTHGRKRALTGKVASIVDRLAVNMPATKKKRGRIVPGLAEPLGEVQEVYQALVLAVKDYVSKNGFRRVVIGLSGGVDSALTAAVAVDALGTTNVLGVFMPSPYTSHESEEDAVGLAQCLGIDLNVIPITPTFEAYRQSLAPSFGDREADATEENLQARIRGNILMAISNKFGHVVLTTGNKSELSVGYATLYGDMAGGFAVIKDVPKTMVYDLAKFRNGRDPSPVIPKRTLDRPPSAELKPNQKDEDTLPPYGVLDPILQAYVEEDRSFDEIVEAGFDRATVARVMKMVDSSEFKRRQAPIGVKITPRAFGKDRRMPITNRYRSIR
- a CDS encoding P-II family nitrogen regulator encodes the protein MKLVEAIVKPFKLEEIKDALLEIGVQGMTVSEVKGFGRQKGHKEMYRGQEYTIEFVPKVKIEVAVTDAQVPRVTEAIIRAAKTGSIGDGKIFVRELSEAVRIRTGETGETAL
- the glnA gene encoding type I glutamate--ammonia ligase, with protein sequence MNVREVLEFAKKHRVQMVDLKFVDLPGVWQHMTIPVSELTETLFKDGSGLDGSSIRGWKAINNSDLLVVPDPATACLDPFTAVPTLSMTGNVVDPISRENYDRDPRFIAQKAERYLQSTKIGDSSFWGPEAEFFIFDHARYDQNSHSGFYYLDSEEGAWNMGQEGLNLGGKIRHKQGYFPVAPADTQQDIRSEMVLEMEKVGIVVEKHHHETASAGQAEIDIRFDSLLRTADKMMMYKYIVKNVARRHGKTATFMPKPLFNDAGSGMHTHQSIWNDGKPLFAGKDYAGISQLCLYYIGGILKHAPALAAFTNPTTNSYKRITPGFEAPVLLAYSSRNRSAGIRIPMYSPSPKAKRIEVRFPDPSCNPYLAFSAMLMAGLDGIQNKINPGEPAEKDLYDLDPKEAASIPTMPGSLDEAISSLEKDHQFLLKGEVFTEDLIEAWVGYKRSKEIDAMRLRPHPYEFFLYYDV